GCATTATCGAAAATGCTAGTGTGACCAAAGTTATCTTTGAAAATGGTGCATATTCTATTGAAGAGCCTGGGAATATGTTTTATGTAGAAGCTGGTAAACAAGCGCAAGGGGGGAGTTTAAGTGACCGCTAGAAAATTAAATGTCTATTTAGTGAGACATGGGAAGACGATGTTTAATACTAGTCGTCGTGTGCAAGGTTGGTCGGATACACCGTTAACAAATGAAGGAATCGAAGTGGCACAATTTTTGGGTCGTGGACTTCGTGAAATTCCTTTTGAAGCGATTTATACAAGTGACCGAGGACGTACAATTGAAACGGCTGAAATTGTTTTAAGTGAAAGCAATCAAACGCATTTAGAAATCAATGAAGTACCCGGTTTTCGTGAATTTGGGTTTGGAAAATTTGAAGGTGAACTAGAGGATGTTATGTTTGGTAAAGTGATGGAGCATCTAGGATTTGAAACATTAGAAGAAGCTTTTGATAG
The nucleotide sequence above comes from Listeria ivanovii subsp. londoniensis. Encoded proteins:
- a CDS encoding histidine phosphatase family protein produces the protein MTARKLNVYLVRHGKTMFNTSRRVQGWSDTPLTNEGIEVAQFLGRGLREIPFEAIYTSDRGRTIETAEIVLSESNQTHLEINEVPGFREFGFGKFEGELEDVMFGKVMEHLGFETLEEAFDSFGDDGYRIVCETVEKMDETGMSETYDAMELRLKAALQKVCTETKVADANVLVISHGMAINAMVSFFNPELVDPELANASVTKLVFENGEWAIEVVNDLSYVEAGKTILV